In Drosophila bipectinata strain 14024-0381.07 chromosome 2R, DbipHiC1v2, whole genome shotgun sequence, one genomic interval encodes:
- the gprs gene encoding serine-enriched protein isoform X1 — protein sequence MPEALILPGMADAEPDLSTFENKTGLAEDMKFLASMPELCDVTFLVGDTREPVCAVKAVLASRSRVFAKMLYAAPSPQRKRETSTKENKLRLFLKRSSEPLLNLQNAAQQRTGFTQQLAPIPEPSGQQHQTLIIEEFEPDVFRQLIEYIHTGCVTLQPRTLLGVMNAADYYGLEELRRACAGFVQCCINVDTVCALLASAERYIQYKCTKTLVQKVLEFVDEHGNEVLNLGSFTLLPQHVVRLILAREELRADEFTKFQAALMWSKKYYDNNPNIDIKEILGTFVEYIQFHKIPANVLMREIHPLNLVPYTIIMNALAYQADPESIDPGKLSPNSSRVRRARQNQGRSMSVQSSLDPYGSNTTLSSSGSSDPTSGMHHSN from the exons ATGCCCGAGGCATTGATTCTACCCGGCATGGCTGACGCAGAGCCGGACCTCTCGACTTTCGAGAACAAGACGGGCCTGGCGGAGGACATGAAGTTCCTGGCGTCCATGCCCGAGCTGTGTGATGTAACCTTCCTGGTGGGCGATACCCGCGAGCCTGTCTGTGCCGTCAAG GCCGTGCTGGCATCTCGTTCTCGGGTTTTTGCCAAGATGCTCTATGCTGCCCCCTCGCCCCAGAGGAAACGAGAGACCTCCACCAAGGAGAACAAGCTGCGCCTCTTCCTCAAGCGCTCCTCGGAGCCGCTGCTCAACCTTCAGAATGCCGCACAACAG AGAACCGGTTTCACCCAACAATTAGCTCCGATACCCGAG CCTTCAGGTCAGCAGCATCAAACCTTGATTATTGAGGAGTTCGAGCCGGATGTCTTCCGACAACTAATTGAATACATTCACACGGGTTGTGTGACTCTTCAGCCTCGTACTTTATTGG GTGTCATGAATGCTGCTGATTACTATGGCCTCGAGGAGCTACGTCGCGCCTGTGCTGGATTCGTGCAATGTTGCATCAACGTGGACACTGTCTGCGCCCTTCTGGCCTCCGCCGAGCGATATATCCAGTACAAGTGCACCAAGACCTTGGTGCAAAAGGTGCTGGAGTTCGTGGATGAGCATGGCAATGAGGTCCTCAATCTGGGTAGCTTTACTTTGCTGCCCCAGCACGTGGTCCGCTTGATTCTGGCTAGGGAGGAGTTAAGGGCTGATGAGTTCACCAAGTTCCAGGCAGCACTAATGTGGAGCAAGAAATACTACGATAACAATCCG AACATTGACATCAAGGAGATCCTTGGAACCTTTGTGGAGTATATACAGTTCCATAAGATACCTGCCAACGTGCTGATGCGAGAGATACATCCCTTGAATCTGGTTCCATACACAATCATCATGAATGCTCTGGCCTATCAG GCAGACCCAGAAAGCATCGACCCCGGAAAGCTCTCTCCAAACTCTAGCCGAGTGAGGCGGGCCCGCCAGAACCAGGGCCGCTCGATGTCCGTGCAAAGTTCACTGGATCCGTACGGATCCAACACCACGCTGAGCTCCAGCGGCAGCAGCGACCCCACCAGCGGGATGCATCACAGCAACTAA
- the gprs gene encoding serine-enriched protein isoform X3: MPEALILPGMADAEPDLSTFENKTGLAEDMKFLASMPELCDVTFLVGDTREPVCAVKAVLASRSRVFAKMLYAAPSPQRKRETSTKENKLRLFLKRSSEPLLNLQNAAQQRTGFTQQLAPIPEPSGQQHQTLIIEEFEPDVFRQLIEYIHTGCVTLQPRTLLGVMNAADYYGLEELRRACAGFVQCCINVDTVCALLASAERYIQYKCTKTLVQKVLEFVDEHGNEVLNLGSFTLLPQHVVRLILAREELRADEFTKFQAALMWSKKYYDNNPNIDIKEILGTFVEYIQFHKIPANVLMREIHPLNLVPYTIIMNALAYQADPESIDPGKLSPNSSRPHSQHHRHRHHHQSLPKIRKAKSQSFRTRRSPSERRSPNNAPNLTFNTALTAGTGANGEKKRSPLTPKSPVLPAPESKSPGSSSQKTPTSLSRQGTLRASNRRKNSGQLSISLGTQGRRSPVGLNDRSPQGRRSPLFPGSGLRSPNDPLASPTLRSPTGEPRRSSPTFSVHTQERRSPLGAVAPTDFGCQFGAPGSRRSPTSTVHVQDMGTEPEEFGFGGMKRPSISLFTPIYFASEKRSPMGPIPPITVSNPAETYKSAEREREAAEAAARELEKEKEREAAAQPQQEKKSVMREILAFVRKPSKHISTRTNRFANAFTRAESGSSSGPLIRQSTFSASPAASSTAAKSAVQKQMSEVGFEPKMSLKFAHYTKMSLKLRRSAKREEEEKEKEKQKQGSAAGSKRPSADLSLGHPEQQVGGAIAAEEELPFELANVHFEKVGESYIKHERLRELEEPFEAEPQPDTEDNKESEAKKEVEPDAAMAQFVEEVTNSLKVVALNGDGGAVAVHHFTRRSESREPIEPRISEERESDSNDLMIPDEIRAELVEILKAYPPEPVYVNLQALRRETEEPDPAAAQAENDSAALLAAEVPEKKPLQCPTIEFEPPSRRSSFDPPRSPFLEQLRSPGVDTETDLINLQRLDSGGDSFEMVESKWSKSSRGESSFDCPYSSRDTSFDVSISRYQSTSYEDQTSSFEIVDTDERTQGRRAVDLRKSSIELVDAETFQRSGSSCGGRKSSLETHFDYTPTEGGGRSPSLPFPAMTKKQRTENFRQLHVSPFSAFSRARSPLSQQTSSNYSSRDSYDSSGSYPHGYGYPPEPQKSPYGDPSRKHFPLTVRQKGDEEREVRTFLCTDQRCASIFEPRPSSVLTQQLSTGSMSTPSGYTNGTPRVPGAVPAGPVPLPHPGPLSSCGFSSGSEFEPPSPRRAASASPKHTFTFRIVMKKVDSSPEALCPERHRSRIIDRYRRRDSRRKRIHDAGKSF; encoded by the exons ATGCCCGAGGCATTGATTCTACCCGGCATGGCTGACGCAGAGCCGGACCTCTCGACTTTCGAGAACAAGACGGGCCTGGCGGAGGACATGAAGTTCCTGGCGTCCATGCCCGAGCTGTGTGATGTAACCTTCCTGGTGGGCGATACCCGCGAGCCTGTCTGTGCCGTCAAG GCCGTGCTGGCATCTCGTTCTCGGGTTTTTGCCAAGATGCTCTATGCTGCCCCCTCGCCCCAGAGGAAACGAGAGACCTCCACCAAGGAGAACAAGCTGCGCCTCTTCCTCAAGCGCTCCTCGGAGCCGCTGCTCAACCTTCAGAATGCCGCACAACAG AGAACCGGTTTCACCCAACAATTAGCTCCGATACCCGAG CCTTCAGGTCAGCAGCATCAAACCTTGATTATTGAGGAGTTCGAGCCGGATGTCTTCCGACAACTAATTGAATACATTCACACGGGTTGTGTGACTCTTCAGCCTCGTACTTTATTGG GTGTCATGAATGCTGCTGATTACTATGGCCTCGAGGAGCTACGTCGCGCCTGTGCTGGATTCGTGCAATGTTGCATCAACGTGGACACTGTCTGCGCCCTTCTGGCCTCCGCCGAGCGATATATCCAGTACAAGTGCACCAAGACCTTGGTGCAAAAGGTGCTGGAGTTCGTGGATGAGCATGGCAATGAGGTCCTCAATCTGGGTAGCTTTACTTTGCTGCCCCAGCACGTGGTCCGCTTGATTCTGGCTAGGGAGGAGTTAAGGGCTGATGAGTTCACCAAGTTCCAGGCAGCACTAATGTGGAGCAAGAAATACTACGATAACAATCCG AACATTGACATCAAGGAGATCCTTGGAACCTTTGTGGAGTATATACAGTTCCATAAGATACCTGCCAACGTGCTGATGCGAGAGATACATCCCTTGAATCTGGTTCCATACACAATCATCATGAATGCTCTGGCCTATCAG GCAGACCCAGAAAGCATCGACCCCGGAAAGCTCTCTCCAAACTCTAGCCGA ccgcattCCCAGCACCatcgccaccgccaccaccaccagtcGCTGCCGAAGATCCGGAAGGCCAAGTCTCAGTCCTTCCGCACCCGTCGCAGTCCATCTGAGCGGCGAAGTCCTAACAATGCTCCGAATCTCACCTTCAACACTGCCCTGACAGCCGGAACTGGAGCCAATGGGGAGAAAAAGCGGAGTCCGTTGACGCCGAAAAGTCCGGTTCTGCCGGCACCGGAGTCCAAGAGTCCTGGCAGCAGCTCCCAGAAGACGCCTACCTCCCTGTCGCGCCAAGGAACTCTCCGAGCCTCCAACAGACGAAAAAACAGTGGCCAGCTCTCCATTTCTCTGGGTACGCAGGGTCGACGTAGCCCTGTCGGCCTCAACGATCGAAGTCCTCAAGGTCGCCGGAGTCCTCTTTTTCCCGGCAGCGGCCTTAGGTCACCCAACGACCCCTTGGCCAGTCCTACATTGAGAAGTCCTACGGGCGAGCCGCGTCGTAGCAGTCCTACGTTCAGTGTCCATACGCAGGAAAGGCGTTCGCCCTTGGGGGCAGTGGCTCCCACAGACTTTGGTTGCCAGTTTGGAGCACCTGGCTCCAGAAGAAGTCCCACTTCAACGGTTCATGTCCAAGATATGGGCACTGAGCCGGAAGAATTTGGCTTTGGCGGCATGAAGAGACCTTCCATCAGCCTGTTTACACCCATATACTTTGCCAGTGAGAAGCGCTCACCCATGGGTCCTATCCCTCCCATTACCGTCTCCAATCCTGCCGAGACCTACAAGAGtgcagagagagaaagagaagcCGCGGAGGCGGCTGCTCGAGAACTGGAGAAGGAAAAGGAACGGGAGGCAGCCGCTCAGCCGCAGCAGGAGAAGAAGAGCGTGATGCGAGAGATCCTAGCCTTTGTGAGGAAGCCATCGAAGCACATCAGCACCAGGACGAACCGCTTTGCCAATGCCTTCACGAGAGCGGAATCGGGATCATCCAGTGGCCCACTAATCAGGCAGAGCACATTCTCGGCTAGTCCGGCGGCCTCCTCCACCGCCGCCAAGAGTGCGGTGCAGAAGCAAATGTCCGAGGTGGGATTCGAGCCGAAGATGTCCCTGAAGTTTGCCCACTACACCAAGATGTCCTTGAAACTGAGGCGGTCGGCCAAGCGCGAGGaggaggaaaaggaaaaggagAAGCAGAAGCAGGGATCGGCAGCGGGATCCAAGAGGCCCAGTGCAGATCTGAGCCTGGGCCATCCCGAGCAACAGGTAGGTGGAGCAATTGCGGCTGAGGAAGAGTTGCCCTTCGAGCTGGCCAATGTCCACTTTGAGAAGGTAGGTGAGTCCTATATCAAGCATGAACGTCTCCGAGAACTGGAGGAGCCCTTCGAAGCGGAACCGCAACCCGACACCGAAGACAACAAAGAGTCGGAGGCAAAGAAAGAGGTGGAACCGGATGCTGCCATGGCCCAGTTCGTGGAAGAGGTTACCAACTCCCTGAAAGTGGTGGCCCTCAACGGGGATGGTGGTGCCGTCGCAGTTCATCACTTCACCAGGCGCTCCGAGAGCCGCGAACCCATCGAGCCGAGGATCAGCGAGGAACGGGAGTCGGACTCCAACGACCTGATGATACCCGACGAGATACGGGCCGAGCTGGTAGAGATCTTGAAAGCCTACCCGCCAGAACCAGTTTATGTGAATCTGCAGGCGCTGCGGCGGGAGACCGAAGAGCCGGACCCGGCCGCTGCCCAGGCTGAAAACGACTCGGCAGCTTTGTTGGCGGCCGAGGTGCCCGAGAAGAAGCCGCTGCAGTGTCCTACCATCGAGTTTGAGCCACCGTCGCGGCGCTCCTCCTTCGATCCACCGCGCTCCCCCTTCCTCGAGCAACTGCGTAGTCCCGGGGTGGACACCGAAACCGATCTGATCAATCTCCAGCGCCTGGACTCCGGCGGCGACAGCTTCGAAATGGTCGAGAGCAAGTGGAGCAAGTCGAGTCGCGGCGAGTCCAGCTTCGACTGCCCCTACTCCTCCCGGGACACCAGCTTCGATGTCTCGATTTCGAGATATCAGTCCACCAGCTACGAGGATCAGACCTCCAGCTTCGAGATCGTGGACACCGACGAGCGTACCCAGGGCAGGAGAGCAGTGGATCTTCGCAAGAGCTCCATAGAACTGGTGGATGCGGAGACCTTCCAGCGGTCTGGCTCCTCTTGCGGCGGACGCAAGTCCTCTCTGGAGACCCATTTTGATTACACGCCCACTGAAGGCGGTGGGCGGTCGCCCAGCCTTCCGTTCCCGGCTATGACAAAGAAACAGCGTACGGAGAACTTCCGCCAGCTGCACGTGTCTCCGTTCAGTGCCTTCTCCCGGGCACGTAGTCCCCTCTCCCAGCAGACCTCCTCCAACTACAGCTCGAGGGACAGCTACGACTCCAGCGGCTCCTATCCGCACGGCTACGGTTATCCGCCAGAGCCGCAAAAGAGTCCGTACGGCGATCCCAGCCGCAAGCATTTCCCACTGACTGTACGTCAAAAGGGCGACGAGGAGCGCGAGGTGCGCACCTTCCTCTGCACCGACCAGAGATGCGCCTCCATTTTCGAGCCTCGTCCCAGCTCAGTGCTCACCCAGCAACTGTCCACCGGCTCCATGTCCACCCCGTCGGGGTATACGAATGGCACGCCGCGAGTTCCGGGTGCTGTGCCTGCTGGGCCGGTGCCCTTGCCCCACCCCGGGCCGCTCTCCTCGTGCGGTTTCTCGAGTGGGAGCGAATTCGAGCCCCCGTCACCGAGGCGGGCGGCCAGTGCCTCGCCCAAGCACACCTTCACCTTCCGCATTGTGATGAAGAAGGTGGACAGCTCTCCGGAGGCCTTGTGTCCGGAGCGGCATCGCTCGAGGATAATTGATCGGTACAGGAGGCGCGATAGCCGCAGGAAACGCATCCATGATGCAGGAAAGAGTTTTTAG
- the gprs gene encoding serine-enriched protein isoform X2, translating to MPEALILPGMADAEPDLSTFENKTGLAEDMKFLASMPELCDVTFLVGDTREPVCAVKAVLASRSRVFAKMLYAAPSPQRKRETSTKENKLRLFLKRSSEPLLNLQNAAQQPSGQQHQTLIIEEFEPDVFRQLIEYIHTGCVTLQPRTLLGVMNAADYYGLEELRRACAGFVQCCINVDTVCALLASAERYIQYKCTKTLVQKVLEFVDEHGNEVLNLGSFTLLPQHVVRLILAREELRADEFTKFQAALMWSKKYYDNNPNIDIKEILGTFVEYIQFHKIPANVLMREIHPLNLVPYTIIMNALAYQTQKASTPESSLQTLAE from the exons ATGCCCGAGGCATTGATTCTACCCGGCATGGCTGACGCAGAGCCGGACCTCTCGACTTTCGAGAACAAGACGGGCCTGGCGGAGGACATGAAGTTCCTGGCGTCCATGCCCGAGCTGTGTGATGTAACCTTCCTGGTGGGCGATACCCGCGAGCCTGTCTGTGCCGTCAAG GCCGTGCTGGCATCTCGTTCTCGGGTTTTTGCCAAGATGCTCTATGCTGCCCCCTCGCCCCAGAGGAAACGAGAGACCTCCACCAAGGAGAACAAGCTGCGCCTCTTCCTCAAGCGCTCCTCGGAGCCGCTGCTCAACCTTCAGAATGCCGCACAACAG CCTTCAGGTCAGCAGCATCAAACCTTGATTATTGAGGAGTTCGAGCCGGATGTCTTCCGACAACTAATTGAATACATTCACACGGGTTGTGTGACTCTTCAGCCTCGTACTTTATTGG GTGTCATGAATGCTGCTGATTACTATGGCCTCGAGGAGCTACGTCGCGCCTGTGCTGGATTCGTGCAATGTTGCATCAACGTGGACACTGTCTGCGCCCTTCTGGCCTCCGCCGAGCGATATATCCAGTACAAGTGCACCAAGACCTTGGTGCAAAAGGTGCTGGAGTTCGTGGATGAGCATGGCAATGAGGTCCTCAATCTGGGTAGCTTTACTTTGCTGCCCCAGCACGTGGTCCGCTTGATTCTGGCTAGGGAGGAGTTAAGGGCTGATGAGTTCACCAAGTTCCAGGCAGCACTAATGTGGAGCAAGAAATACTACGATAACAATCCG AACATTGACATCAAGGAGATCCTTGGAACCTTTGTGGAGTATATACAGTTCCATAAGATACCTGCCAACGTGCTGATGCGAGAGATACATCCCTTGAATCTGGTTCCATACACAATCATCATGAATGCTCTGGCCTATCAG ACCCAGAAAGCATCGACCCCGGAAAGCTCTCTCCAAACTCTAGCCGAGTGA
- the Amyrel gene encoding alpha-amylase-related protein, which yields MFKFATAVILCLVAASSTLAQHNPHWWGNRNTIVHLFEWKWSDIAAECENFLGPRGFAGVQVSPVNENIVAAGRPWWERYQPISYKLITRSGNEKEFADMVRRCNEVGVRIYVDVLLNHMSGDFDGIAVGTAGSEAEPSKKSYPGVPYSALDFHPSCEITDWNDRFQVQQCELVGLKDLDQSSEWVRSKLIEFLDHLIELGVAGFRVDAAKHMAADDLSFIYSSLSDLNIEHGFPHNARPFIFQEVIDHGHETVSREEYNQLGAVTEFRFSEEIGNAFRGNNALKWLQSWGTGWGFLPSGQALTFVDNHDNQRDMGAVLNYKSPKQYKMATAFHLAYPYGISRVMSSFAFDDHDTAPPQDEQERIISPEFDEEGACVNGWICEHRWRQIYAMVGFKNAVRDTELSNWWDNGDSQISFCRGNKGFLAVNNNLYDLSQELQTCLPAGVYCDVISGSLVDGSCTGKSVTVDDNGYGYVHIGSDDFDGVLALHVDARV from the exons ATGTTCAAGTTCGCCACAGCCGTGATTCTTTGCTTGGTGGCGGCCAGTTCTACGCTGGCCCAGCACAACCCCCACTGGTGGGGCAATCGCAACACCATCGTCCACTTGTTTGAGTGGAAGTGGTCCGACATAGCCGCGGAATGTGAGAACTTCTTGGGTCCCCGAGGCTTTGCCGGCGTGCAAGTCAGTCCTGTGAATGAGAACATAGTTGCCGCTGGACGTCCCTGGTGGGAGAGGTACCAACCCATTTCCTACAAGCTCATTACCCGATCTGGAAATGAAAAGGAGTTCGCTGATATGGTTCGTCGTTGCAACGAAGTTGGAGTCAGGATCTATGTGGACGTTCTCCTCAATCACATGTCTGGGGACTTTGATGGAATTGCCGTGGGCACTGCCGGATCCGAGGCAGAGCCCTCCAAGAAGAGTTATCCCGGTGTTCCGTACTCTGCCCTGGATTTCCATCCCAGCTGCGAGATCACCGACTGGAACGATCGCTTCCAGGTGCAGCAGTGCGAGCTGGTTGGCCTCAAGGATCTGGACCAGAGCAGCGAGTGGGTGAGGAGCAAACTGATTGAATTCCTGGACCATCTCATCGAGCTGGGAGTGGCAGGATTCCGAGTAGATGCCGCCAAGCACATGGCCGCCGATGATTTGTCG TTTATTTACAGCAGCCTGAGTGATCTGAACATTGAGCATGGCTTCCCCCACAATGCAAGACCCTTCATCTTCCAGGAGGTGATCGACCATGGTCACGAGACCGTCTCCCGGGAGGAATACAACCAACTGGGCGCCGTCACCGAGTTCCGTTTCTCCGAGGAGATCGGCAATGCCTTCCGCGGAAACAATGCCCTGAAGTGGCTGCAGAGCTGGGGCACCGGCTGGGGCTTCCTGCCCTCCGGACAGGCCCTGACCTTTGTGGACAACCACGACAACCAGCGAGACATGGGCGCTGTGCTGAACTACAAGTCCCCCAAGCAGTACAAGATGGCCACCGCCTTCCACCTGGCCTACCCCTACGGCATCAGTCGGGTGATGAGCTCCTTTGCCTTCGACGACCACGACACGGCTCCGCCCCAGGACGAGCAGGAGAGGATAATTTCGCCGGAGTTCGACGAGGAGGGCGCCTGCGTGAATGGCTGGATATGCGAACACCGCTGGAGACAGATCTACGCCATGGTGGGCTTCAAGAATGCCGTAAGGGACACGGAGCTGTCGAACTGGTGGGACAACGGCGATAGCCAGATCTCCTTCTGCCGCGGCAACAAGGGTTTCCTGGCCGTGAACAACAACCTGTACGACCTGTCCCAGGAGCTGCAGACCTGCCTACCAGCCGGCGTTTACTGCGACGTGATCTCCGGCAGCCTGGTCGATGGATCCTGTACCGGAAAGTCCGTGACTGTTGACGACAACGGCTATGGCTATGTCCACATCGGATCCGATGACTTTGACGGTGTACTGGCCCTGCACGTGGACGCCAGGGTTTAG
- the Nach gene encoding sodium channel protein Nach, whose translation MGHKEELSPEQVDLKVSPLVASLKRTWNDFCATSSIHGLRYTRDEDTNRIVHFVWLLISLVMFICAVVMARTFYIDFRSNPTRMNVESDNTPVSNLYFPPVTICPDVLFNMQKSEAFLKTLQLPQGTNQSFILRKLHIFYGFMLDDEKYSDQDINPMESLLSLNNLTLQQLVEHLRWNCDEILYRCRFNGQIRDCLELFQLSKTFFGHCCSFNLRQTGLNFTGERAVGGLKYGLSVILRYKDDNYDPVQSYSFGVKLLIQEADAFPSAHSSSKFIAFDSEVFAALHPQETFCSPAVKALSIEDRNCVFRNEFTMRYFKNYVYPNCELNCRVTNMVKFCNCHTYFFDFNRTTDRICTFKDIPCLVDNFANIITRKRSTQCYCPLTCEHLDYDVQISDFPLKLNMPVADQFYSGIAKNDGILHVFINSFGYRRLRHDLLSNMVTLVSNLGSAFSLFVGMSMLSVVEIIYYFSVILRKNYVLECEARKKMLHKGPKFAWPKANDSYSKHEKSVFIIHKS comes from the exons ATGGGTCACAAAGAGGAGCTCAGCCCGGAGCAGGTGGACCTGAAGGTGTCCCCACTGGTGGCCTCCCTGAAGCGAACTTGGAATGACTTCTGCGCCACCAGCAGTATCCATGGGTTAAGATACACCCGCGATGAGGACACCAATCGTATAGTGCATTTTGTTTGGCTACTCATCTCATTGGTGATGTTCATTTGTGCTGTGGTTATGGCGCGCACCTTCTACATTGACTTTCGGAGTAATCCTACGCGGATGAATGTGGAAAGTGACAACACTCCTGTTAGCAATTTATACTTTCCACCAGTCACTATTTGCCCGGATGTGCTCTTTAATATGCAAAAGTCAGAGGCTTTTCTAAAGACACT gcAACTGCCCCAGGGAACCAATCAAAGTTTCATTCTTCGAAAGCTGCACATCTTCTATGGTTTTATGTTGGATGATGAAAAATACTCCGACCAGGATATCAACCCCATGGAGTCCTTGTTGTCCCTCAACAATCTCACCTTACAGCAGCTGGTGGAGCACTTACGTTGGAATTGCGATGAGATTTTGTATCGTTGCAGGTTTAATGGCCAGATACGGGATTGTTTAGAGCTTTTTCAATTgtccaaaacattttttgggCACTGCTGTTCTTTCAATTTAAGGCAAACGGG TCTCAACTTTACTGGCGAACGTGCTGTTGGAGGTCTGAAGTATGGGCTCTCAGTGATTTTAAGATACAAAGATGACAACTATGATCCTGTTCAATCCTATTCCTTTGGCGTAAAACTACTTATCCAGGAAGCAGATGCCTTTCCCAGTGCTCACTCCTCTTCAAAGTTTATAGCTTTCGACTCTGAAGTTTTTGCGGCACTTCATCCTCAAGAAACTTTTTGCTCGCCTGCCGTCAAAGCCCTTTCCATTGAAGACAGAAACTGTGTTTTCCGAAACGAGTTCACGATGCGGTACTTTAAGAATTATGTTTATCCGAATTGTGAGCTCAACTGTAGGGTCACCAATATGGTAAAGTTCTGCAACTGCCACACCTACTTCTTCGACTTTAACCGAACTACAGACAGGATATGTACATTCAAGGATATACCTTGCCTGGTGGATAACTTTG CTAACATTATCACCAGGAAGAGAAGTACTCAGTGCTATTGCCCTCTGACCTGCGAACATTTGGATTATGATGTGCAGATTTCAGATTTTCCTCTGAAACTCAATATGCCTGTGGCCGACCAATTCTA CTCAGGGATAGCCAAAAACGATGGCATACTGCATGTCTTTATAAACTCATTTGGCTACCGACGTTTGCGTCATGATTTGCTCTCCAATATGGTTACCTTAGTGT CTAACTTGGGCAGTGCCTTTAGTCTCTTTGTGGGAATGAGCATGCTGTCTGTGGTGGAGATTATCTACTATTTCTCCGTGATTCTTCGCAAGAACTATGTGCTGGAGTGCGAGGCTCGCAAAAAGATGCTTCATAAGGGGCCAAAGTTCgcctggccaaaagcaaatgACTCGTACAGTAAACACGAGAAATCAGTTTTCATAATTCACAAATCGTAA